From the genome of Brassica oleracea var. oleracea cultivar TO1000 chromosome C4, BOL, whole genome shotgun sequence:
CTTCAGGCCAAGAACCAGGAGGAGGTTCAGTAGAGAGCTCAACGAGAGTGTCAGGCAAAGGGAGTCCATAGAAAGACAACAGTCCCTGTCATAATAAAACAACACATTCACTTTAGATCCCTTCCAACTTCAACAAAGTCACTTATGTTCTTGCTGCTACCCCATTCATACCTCAACATCTGCATTCTGATGCCTTTTCAAGATCTCAATAACAAGCCGAGAAGCATCCTCTGCCGTCTGTGGTGGAGGTTTTGCTTGCTTCCATGCCTCAAGTATTTTTCTATACCTTCACAGCAAAAAAAATACAGAGCCAAAGTTCACATCTTTATTCACTAAGAGAAACATGTAAAGTTATTGTTATGGTCTTTACCAGTTTGCTTGAGCTTTTCTTGATGACACAACATACCTCCCAAGTCCTTCAGGAACCTAGAAAGTCATAATCAGATCAGTTTTAAGCAAACTCTAGTTGCATAAGTGAGAAAGTTGAATACTTGGGAAGTGATCTCGAAGTTGAAGAGATCGTGAGCGAGAGCTGAAACACCGACAGTGGCCGCGGAGACGCCGTGAGGACCGAGAGAGTCGTCGTCCGTGGTGGGTTTGTAGCATTTTCCGTAGAGGTATCCAAGAGCGTTACCCATCTTTCAGGAAATCTAATAAAGTTTCGATCTTTCCCTGAAAAATCAGAGGATAATCCTTCAGAGGAAGGAGGAAGACCAAACTCTTTTGAAGAAACTGTACTCTGCTAAGGAAAAATCAAAAAGTAACGTATTTTTAGTCTTCGTACAATTATTAAAGTGAAGAAGCCACGAGGGAGCTCAACAAACACTATTGATTTTTTTTTTTTTATATATAACTTAACAAACACTATTTATTATAGCATAATGTGATGACATAAGTCATGTCCAAACCACAGAAACAAGAACAATCTTTCACATCTCTACGTCTCTCAGCCTCGGAAATAGCTTACGCTTCATGTTGACATTTTCAATATATCAACCTGTAGCGTAGCTCGACAATGAACAATGAAACAGCGCAATTTAAGGTGAGTATGACTTCTAGTTATTGTATTAGTCTTGTTACAATTTATTATGGACCCGAACTTGTAATGGTCTAGTTCATGTGTGTCAAGAACTTTTAGAAGTTGTGAAAAGATTCTGTATTTTTTCAAAGCTGTGAGACAAAGCCTTTATATACAACGTCTACAAACCGATTCCAACTTTAACCTAATTAAAAATTTAATACTGATATTAAGGTGAGTTTACTCGAATCACTCCAACTTAGAGGATCATATAATAAGGGTATATAAAAGAAGAAGAAAAATAGTTGGTGTAGACTAGTACATACACTACATGGACCACAAATAATGTGGACAAAATATCAACGATGACAACGGGAAAAAGCTATGTAATATATGCCATTTTGTTATTCTTATATACCAAGAGATCTTTTATTTGTGACAACGGGAAAAAGCTATCCAGTTTCTATCTTCATCTTTTAGTACTACTCTGTTTACTTACATCCCTAGATCTCAAAATTTTGTTTCGGATTCACTGCCCAAATGCGGTCTGCGCGAGGCCACTGCTTTGTATTAGACTCTTAATCTATCAATCAATTTGGTGTTCAAAAAAAAAAAATTTATACCAAGGTTTCTTTTATACACATCCACATCACTATATTTTCATATATACGATTAATATGTTTTCAAAATCTTTAATTAGTGTATGATATCTAGAAATGTGGTTCCATGTGAGACAAAAATGAGAAAACAAATACGGTTACATGTGAATAAGATAAGATAGCCACGTAACGAATGTATTTACAGATTTCCTGTAAAGACAATGGTAAACTGAATTTTTTACCTAAGCATGGAAGTTCCAACTTCTGTTGGACAGGAGGAGTCACAAGTTCATAAAGTTTACATATCTAATAACATTGGATACACAAAATATCGTCGATCATTTAATTAAAAGCATCCTCCATATCAAAAACTTCAAATTTTAGAAGAAAAAACTAAAAACACACAAAAGATTAGTAAATCTATGTTGAACAAGAACGAGGTGATCTTGTGAAGAAGATGAGAACTCAAGAGAATCTGGAAATGAATGATTGTTTCTATTAAAGAGTAAAAAGAAGATGTACAAGTTCTTATATAGTCATAATCTTATATATAATTTTGATTTAAAGTTTATATTGTCGCACATTGTGCACTAGTTCACACATCACCTAAACGTAAAATTTTCATCGTGTTTGGAATACAATATTCGACATAAACATAAAACTATTATTTTATTGTTTTGAACTTTCCATTTGTTACTGATGAAATCGATGTCTAGACGTGTTATACTCTGTTCGAAATATTGACAAAGTCAATCGGAGTGAAGTCCGTTCGTTACTTTTATGTTTAATTAAGAGACAAACATAGCACAACATGATGGTATGAGGTCTTAAATCCCTATATATTATTCCTTTGGAGTGCAAGTGTCTAATTCCTTCAACTACACCTTTCAAAGAAATAGTTTGCAAGTGTATAACTCCTTCCACCACATCCCTTCAAAGAAATATTAAAAGTCAAAGAAAGTAGCATCAAATATGTAGATATAGAGAGATAATATAAATCTTACCTGAGGAGTTTCATAACCAGCTGATGACCACCAAGACTCAGATATTGATGCAACGATTGTTCATTTTTTGTTAGCGCAGTAAGCTCTTAAAGAAGCCGTGGAATTTCTCGAGAGACACGTACATACAATCTCCATAGATCTTAAACATGTGAATTCTAAGTATCTTGTTTGTATCAATATCCCCCATACCCATGATTTCGATCTCATTAACTAGTTCAACAATGTTTTGACGTGGCACATGTGACCTAAATGAATATTTTCTAACACTAATATATCTGATGTCTTAGATAGTCATCAACAAGTTCTTCCACGCCATCAACAAGACCTTCTCCTATTTTGATATACAAATCAATATCATCAATCCGTTATAGGTTTGCCAAGTCCACGATACTGTTTCTTCAAGGAAAATCATTAGCATCAATGTTTGGAGCTCTACTTAAAGCCATAACATCTTCATTTATATTATCATCTGAAGTTGTATCATTCTGCTGAAAATTACCAACATGATAAATTACCAAGGGGATAAAAAGTATAATGAAGGATTTGACCATTTGAATTGATTCAAGATAAGACTATTAGAATTTAACATTTAACATTTATTACAGAAAGACAATGATTTAATAAATTGATAATTTTATCTAACCATAGAATGATGGAAGTCCCAACTCTGTCACAAGTCCATAATATTTACATACATGTTTATAACATTGGATAGACAAAATATCGTCGATTATTCAGTTAGAAGCATCCATATTATAAACTTCAAATTTCATTATATATAGCCAAGATGTTTCCTAAGGTCACCACATTAGACCACCAAATTAAAGCACAACATATAGTAGTAGTAAATCTAAGTTACATTAAGGTTTATTTTGATTTTAAAGAAAAAGTAATCTAAGGAAGATTGAGGTAAAGCATCTCTTTAAATTCCAATTTTCTTGTATCACTATAGAAAGTATGATGCTTGTTAGGCCAATAAGTCAAACAAACGCAACCTTTAACCTCAAACTCCATCACTTTCCCAATAGCTCTTTTATCAACCTTCCACAAAACGCTTTGTCCATAACTATCTCCTGCAAACACGACTCCTCCTTGCTTTGTAAACGGCCTAAACGCATTTGTGTACCGGTTCTTGAACCAAGCACGAGGGTTCATCATCGAAACCTTTGATGGTTTAGAGGATGAAACTTCTCTTCCATCATCAAAGTCATGTAGAAACCAAGTGAGGTATGCAGTATAACCATGAACCCACTGCTCAAATATCCATGGTTTCATGCTTTTTGTTTTGGTCTCGTTGGCTGAGACTTTGAGTCCGAAGAAAGTGTTTGGTGGATCTATTGTTGCTTCTATGCCTTTCTCTGCTTCAAATTGTCTCAATGGGTTTTCTGAGGATTTTTCTGCGGATGCCATTAGGATGTTTGATTGAACCGTTGGTGTTAGTTGCAATGATATTTTTGATGGAAAATGTTTTTCCTCTAATCCCATCCCACGTTCTGATAGAAGTGTCTCGTTCACAAGTCGAATTATGTCACACCTAATTATAAAGATATTAGTAATTTAATTATGTATAACCAATATATAATATACCATAAATTACCAAAATTTTACTTGAAAAATTATGTTTCTAACTGCAATTGTTTTATTCATAACTCACTTTTTATTGAAAATATTTAAAACGAACACTCAAAACTCAAAATGGTGACCAATATAATAAATGAGAATAGTGAATTCCTAATCATTTTTAAAAATTATCATTTATAAGGAATATTTATTACATGGCTCTTTGTCATTTCTTTAATTTTAAAGACTGTTGAACAAAAATATTCTTTGTTAAAATTGGAAAAGAACAATAAATAATAATTTTTTTTTTCATTTTTGTTTAAACTCTTTCTTATTCGTTCATTGTTCTTTTAGTGATCACCGATCGGATGTGTTAATCAGTATTAACTTGATTCACAGTTTACACAAATCGTTTTGAGTTTAACCATTAGTTAATATATGTACCAGGTTCCACAGTTCATCATATGAGTTTAAGTACGGTACCTGACATTGTCAATATTCACAGCAATATTAAACCACTTCTCACGAACGTAAATCCTGTGGTTGAACTGGATCACACCTTCAAGCTGATGATAGTTCAACGAGAAGAATAATCTTTCGTCGGTTAAAGCACTATTTACGCTCTCCATTTCCATTGCTATCACAGGACAATACATATGAACTTTCCACAAACCTTGAGTTGAGAAAGCATACGAAAACAAAGGAGAAGGTGACTTAAGATGCTGAGACGCTCTGATCTCGATAATCCAATTGGTTATGGCGAGGTTGAGCGACCTCATCCATTGTTCTTCAAGGTTAGAGCCTAGTTGCACCATGAGCAACTTAGAACCCTGCCTTGACCTACAAGTAACCAGCTGATCTTTCACCGTTTTGAGACAAGTTGTTCGTAGGCTTGTGGGCGCCTCGTAGATGCATATGAGAAACACGAAAGTGAAGAACGCGAGGTTGAAAACGTCTTTGAGGTTTGAAGTGGATCCTATGTTTTGCATTTGGATTGAACAAGTGGTTCTTTTGACGTTATAGTTGAGAACTGTGTCGACAAAACTCATTAATAGAGTAGAGATGATATTTTCACTTAGGAGATTAGTTTGATTAGAGCCAATGATTCTTAGAGGTTTTGAGATGAAGAGAGATATAGGAATCTTGAAGCTGGCTACTATGGAGAATGTGAATGTGTTTGGAGATTGAGAACTACGAGTAATAGAGAAATTTAAAGATGGATGTGATGAATTTGGAGAGCAAATACACATGGACATTGAGTTTCTTTTCCATTGAGAAAAAGGAGGTAGGTTTTGAAGCCAAGCAAATGCATCAGGTGTGTCACAAGAAGCCATTGGAGCATTTATCTTGAAGATCTTGTTAAATGTGTGGTATAGATAATTAGAAGACTAGATTTATCATGTATATATAGAGAGAACAATCTAATGAATGGAAGGAAAGAAAAAAAGAAAACGAATACAAATATTCTCTCTTCTTTTTCAAAAGGTTAAGAATCTAATACAAAAAGCATATGGGTTATTTTAGTTATAACAGAACAATAGAGCGTTAGAGCTACACGAATTGCCTCTTTCTTTAAATATTTAAATTTTGATAATGATTAAGAGTCCTGAAAGTCATTGGATAACGTACAAGAAAGAAGACTTTGATGCTAATTAGATCGTAGCTAGGACCAGGAAAAAGGATTATAAGTATTTGCTGAGTTGATAAAAGTCAAGATTCTACTTTGTGCCTTGTGGAAATCAAACCGAATTTCCAGTAAATATTCTTTGATTAGGCCGAAGAATATTGTTATTCGATTGTCCAGTTATATACTCAATAATGTTTTATTCATCTTTATCTAGTTAAGTTTCAAATAAGTTACATAAGAAATCCTGAGAAGTGAGAACTTGTTCTAGCTAGTCATAACGTCCTTTGAATTTTCAATTAATTCAATTAAAGGTACTATCTTATAATAATAGTTTAGCCCATCAATCGTTTGTGCAATTATCAGTTTATCAACAAGAAGAAAACGAAACACATACTGTTTGAAAAAAAAAAACTCTGCTTTAGAATATAAGTTGTTTGAAAGTATGGTCCTGATTAGCGTAAAAACATACTCTGCTTTACAATACAAGTTGTTTGAAAGTATGGTCATCATTGTGGTTCTATATTTTCTTGCTCTAGAGTTAAAAGACTTTAAGTTTTTAGACGTGGTTTTATTTTATTTTATTTCTGTAAAATTATTTCCAAAAATATTTAAAACACTCATTAAAGCTGTACAAAAATTAATTTTCAGAGCTAATTATTTACCTTTACAGCTGTAGATTCCCTTTTTAAAGTTAAATCATAATTGTACAGGTTCTTAAAACTCTGCCAATAAACTCCAGTGTTCTTTTTTTTTACAACAAAATAACTACTTAACTAAGAAACCGCCGAATTGAATAGCCAAACCGGAGGTTCGGCGGTAAAGAATCAACATATAACATAGTTGAAAGAGAATTCTTCTCACCACGTGCAAGCTTGTCCGCCATTGTATTTTGTGCCTTCGGAATATGTCGGATCTTGAAATTACGGAAGAAAATCTTACTGCGGTAAAATTTTTCCGTGTAGTAAAAACTGACCATTCTTCAGGTGATGACTCTATCTTCACCAATTGAGAACAATCTGTCGCAAATACTACATCTGAAAACTGCATGGTCTTCGTACACTCCATCTTCACTGGTGTTCTTTTATCAAAATTTACATTATTGTGTGTTTAATTAAGTTATTGTTATAATATAAGTAAGGAAGTATAACTGATTTATTTATTATATATTATTATTCTATTGTTTTGTGTTTGGTAAAAGAAGAAGTTGGACGTGAGAGAGAATAAAGAGTGATGTTGATTATTCATATATGTTATAAAGTGAAAGGGGAAGAAGGCTTTTATAGCCAACAAAGTCGGCAACAAGAGGGAAAAAGATAAAAACATTAAACTGACATCTGGATGATGACTAATACACAACATTATAAGAATGAGACAAGTGTCTCATGAATAATCATCTATTTATAACACTCTCCCTTGATTATTCATCTTGTATTACGTAGTGTCTCGTTAAAAATCTGGTAATGGAAAAACCCATTAGGACAAAAACCATGACAAGAGAAAAAGAGTACACTGTCGTAATCTCCCCCTGAAAGTAGTGGACCTAGCTTCGTCGTTACATGTCACACAAATGCCGCATTCCGATACCGTAGACGTGTTTTCGGAATGTTGTAGTCGGAAGAGCTTTGGTGAACAAGTCAGCTGGATTGTTGCATGATCGTACATATTCGATGTCCACTTCTTTATTTTTCTCGAGCTCCCTTATGTACGAGAAAAATCTTGGAGGGATGTGTTTTGTTCTGTCGCTCTTGATATAGCCTTCTTTAAGTTGAGCAACACAAGCCGAATTGTCTTCAAATATTTTCGTCGGCTCTTTCTCATTGACTATTCCGCTTGCTTCTTGTATGTGTTGACTCATTGATCGAAGCCACACACATTCTCGACATGCTTCGTGAAGCAATAGTTTCTGCATGATTTGAAGATGTCGCAACCAGAGTTTGTTTCTGGGACCGCCAAGAGATTGCGGTTCCACCAATCGTAAAAATATAGCCGGTTTGCGATCGAGCCTTATGAGGATCTGATAAGTATCCTGCATCTGCAGAACCAACCATACCAAACTCGGGTTTTCTAAAATAAATTAACCCTAAATCAACTGTACCTTGGAGGTAACGAAATACATGCTTTATTCCGTCCCAGTGCCTGCGAGTAGGAGCAGAACTATATCTTGCTAGTAGATTAGTAGCAAAGGCAATATCAGGCCTAGTAGAGTATGCAAGATACAAAAGCCCACCAATAGCACTCATATAAGGTACTTCAGGACCTAATATCTTCTCGCTATCTTCGCAGGGCCTAAAAGGATCTCTCTCAACATCGAGAGTTCTACCAACCATTGGAGTACTCAAAGGAGTCGCTTTATCCATATAAAAGCCTTTCAATAACCTTTTCGTATAATTTGATTGATGCACAAATATTCCTTCTCGGAGATGCTCTATCTGGAGCCCAAGACAAAACATTGTCTTGCCGAGATCTTTCATTTCGAACTCCTCTTTCATATGAGTTCGAGCATCATCAACCTCCTTTTGAGTTCCAATTATGTTCAGGTCGTCTACATATACATCAATGATCACAAAGCCAGATGACGATTTCTTTATAAAAACGCATGGACATATCGCATTATTCACATATCCTTTACTCAAAAGATATTCACTTAAGCGATTGTACCACATGCGTCCGGATTGCTTTAATCCGTAAAGTGATCGCTGTAACTTGACCGAACAAATCTCCCTGGATTTTTCTTTTAATGCCCCTGGCATTTTCAATCCCTTAGGGAGTTTCATATATATATCTTTATCCAACGATCCATATAAATATGCAGTCACAACGTCCATGAGATGCATCTCAAGATTTTTAGACGCCGTTAGGCTCATCAAAAATCTAAACGTAATTGCATACATTACCGGGGAATACGTTTCCTCAAAATCAATTCCCGGTATCTGAGAAAATCTTTGGGAAACTAATCAGACTTTATATCGTGTTACTTTTCTCACGAATACCTACTTATACCCAACAAGATTTATATTCTCAGGCGTTATGACTATAGGTCCAAAGACATTCCTTTTATTTAGGGAGAATAATTCAGTTTGAATGGGCTTCTGTCACTCCTCCCAATCATGTCTTTTTAACATTCCAAAATGGACCTTGGATCGGATCATCACTTTCGTGATCGATATCTTTGGACACAGAAAATGAGAATATTCCATCAACATCTTTTATCTTATAACTTTTTATCAAGGGTGTAGTCTTTCAGACATATTTCAATATCAGGTTCTTTTGGAACCTTTCCACTTATGCCTTCTTTCAGACATATTTCAATATCAGGTTCTTTTGGAACCTTTCCACTTATGCCTTCTTTCAGACATATTTCAATATCAGGTTCTTTTGGAACCTTTCCACTTATGCCTTCTTTCAGACATCTTATAATATCAGGTTCTTCCCGAACCTTTCTGCTTTGCTCAACAAATTTCTTTTTCTTTCGGAGATTTTTATCTTTAGAACCCGCTAGTCTCCTCCTCTTTAACCGAACCCTAGGTTCATTCATTTTGTTATCGTCAATTTGTTCTTTAGGAACATTAAATTTTGATGGAACATTTTCAGCGGGTATATCATGTCGTATCTGTGAACACATTTGGTAACCGGTTTGTCAAATTATGCAAATGTACAATTTTCTGAAATTCCAGCTCTCCTTGATTCGTAGGGGGATCAAGGTGTAACAACGATGGTGTACACCAAGTAATCTCTTTAGGAATTCTACTAATTCCTTCCCCTAGCGCTGGAAATTTATCCTCATTAAAATGGCAATCGGCAAATCATGCCGTAAACATATCACTAGCTACCGGTTCAAGATACCTTATATACGGCATGTTCTAATTCTTCCAGAGTTTTATACATTCCCGAGAGCATCTTTAACTCTCCAGGGACTACTAAATATCAAGATGCAACTCAAGTCGTTTATGTCCTGCCAGACATTTCAATATACTGCATCTTTTTTTAAATTTTCTCCAGTGACCTCGGAACAAGCCGTTTTTCATACCTCGAAGCCATCTTTCATTTCATTCTCTGGAGAAATATATACTTGGACTTTTGGTCCAAACATTTCTCGTTTTTCTAACAAGCTTTATATCGAATTGATGGCCAATCAATTCACTCTACCCTCATACATAGAGGTAGATTCATAATCCTTATTTATATAGCGCTTTTTCATTTATTGTCGACAATCTATTTTGTCTTTGGTTCCATCTTTTTACCAGTACTGATATGGTTAATCGAGATCTCTTTATCATCATCGATAATTTACCCAGGTACCTGACTGTAATATTAACCATATCAACGGTCTCTTCACGAGATTCATCCTCTATTCATATATTTGCTCCTTTTCGAGGACTCTTTGGAACCAAAGTGGTCCATCACGTCTCTAGAGTACCATAGACTCATATATCGTCCTTTTAGGACACTATTTTCTTATTTGGAGCATTTTCAGCTGGAATATGAGATTTCATTATTTCATCAAAGTGTCTGGCAGGCATTTTGTAAATGGATTATTCTAATTTTCATTGTAATCCATTTCATATATCTCATTCCATCAGCTTATCATATGCTTCTAGCAAACTTGCGAGCATATTTCTAATTATCCATATACTTTATCCCTCTGGATTGTATATGTCTTTATTACATGCAACACCCGATCATGGGGATCATCTTACATGAATTTACTTTATCAAGTTCTTTTTCAAGTGCGAACATAATTTTTCAATGTTCCACTCACTAGGATTCTTTAATCCTCCCCCTCGAGATGATGACACTCCATATCTAAAATTTCGTACTGAATCGCACTCTAGAACCAATAACATATTCAGATTTTCCATTTGTGACGAATTATGTTTCAAATCCTTTAGAGTGAGATCCTAATTTGGGGTTTGCTTAAAGAAATCACATATTGTGAACTTGTTTGATGATTCATCATCCATGGTGCTTTCCTTTATTTTCTTGACATGCTATATGTGAAAAACTTCTGGTTTTTCAACATTTCACAATAATGTCAATAACATTATTGTGAACTTGTTTGATGATTCATCACCCATGATGGTTTCCTTTATTTTCTTGACATGCTATATGTGAAAAACTTCTGGTTTTTTAACATTTCACAATAATGTCAATAACATTACTAGAGATGACTATATATCAGTAAACTTCAGGTTTACCACTCATTTATAAATTTGCCATCTTTTTCTTATGCATGCCTTTTCATCATAAGCTCTTCTAGAGCCAATAATATGTGTATATTACTAGATACTATACTTATTTAGTTTGAGAGAGGAAATATATTTGTTACCTCTAGTAGTCATGACGATGACTCAATATCTGCCAGATATATCTATCTCCATCCTGAATCTCAAAATCTTATTCAGAAAGATAATTCTCATATCACATCGATATTTTATTTTTATTTTCTGGACCAACCAGAAAATATGAATCATCGAGATGAGTATTCAAGCCATGAAAAGATGGTTCGGGCTCATAAGAGATTTCGCTTCCTTTCTTTTTTTTTCTTTTTGAACTTGATACAAATCGGCTAAATATTTGGCGTACGACAACTACGTACCCAATTTTCTTTCTATCTGTATCTATAGCAAACCTTTTCTGTTTGCTTTTTATCACCCGACCATTTTCATTTTTCGTGGAAGTTTTCATTATTCTCATCGGGACGGAATCTTCTTCCTCGTCCTCTTCCACGACCATGATAGTGGTTTCAACCGCATCTACACCCTCGTCCTTTTCTAATAGGACCGACTTGATGGTTTAGTATCATGAGTTTCTTTTCTTTTCAATTCTCACGGAGGATTTACATCAACTCCAACAAATTGGTCAATCCTTTCTTTCAAGGATTTAATTATTCAAAAATCTTCTAGATCTTTCTCATGATACACCTCATCTTATAAACCATCATTAAAATGATGTAAATTATCATGGCTTTATCCTTTTCTTATCCGATATAGATTATATCGATGATTTTTCAAAGCTCATTTTCTCTCAGGTGCATCTTTGCACCCACTGCCCAAGCCTTATAATTATTTCTCGTAATATCAAGGGCATTTGTTTTGAGCTTTGACAAATTTGACATGATAACCATATTTATAAAATAATAATATATAAAGACGGAAATTTAAATGCATAAATTAAAAGCATAAACGCATAAATTAAATTGCAGAAATTTAAAGAGCAATAAATAAAATTGGAGGCTTAGCCTACCACATGATCCGAGGAGTCATAGACTACCATATTGATCATTTTTCAAAGTCCGAGGAGACATGGTCTACCATTTTGACTTTTTTTTTTGTTTTATTCACGGAGGCAAAGCCTACCACGTGTTTCTCTGATCGTGAAGGCATAGCCTACCATAACGATCAGTCGGGAAAGGCAGCACCTATCATCCCGAAAAATAAACGGAGAAGGTTCAACCTCTCACTCCGAAACAATAATAAAATTTAAATAAATTAAATATATTGAAATACATAATTTTAAAGATTACCTCGGCTGGTTTAAGAACTTTCGGATTGATAAACCTCAGTTGGTCAGAGCTTCGTACTGATAACGTGTTATAATATAAGTAATGAAGTATAACTGATTTATTTATTATATATTATTATTCTAGTTTTGTGTTTGGTAAAAGAAGAAATTGGACGTGAGAGAGAGAATAAAGAGTGAAGTTGATTATTCATATATGTTACAAAGTGAAAGGGGGAGAAGGCTTTTATAGCCAACAAAGTCGGCAACAAGAGGGAAAAAGACAAAAACATTAAACTTACATCTGGATGATGACTAATACACAACATTATAAGAATTAGAGATTTTGCCCGGACTACGCCCGGGGTTAGACAAAAATAACAATGTATTTAATATATATATATATATATATATATATATATATATATATATAATGTATATAAATTACATCCTTTGTTATTAAAATGTAAATCATATATTGAATTAGAAATGAGTAAAACTGAAAATTTATCGATTTTTACAATCTAAAAATACATATGAAAGGATAAGCAAATGTGAAATGGATAAAGAATAGTTACACCTAAGTTATGATCCCAAAAAAAAGGTTATAATTCAAATATGTTTGCCCTTATATATTGGGTTATCATGTACATAAATTATTAATCATAAGTAAAGTTCATCTAGTTGCGATAGAAATGAACCATTACATGAGCAAAATCTGAAAACATGCCACATCATTATTCTAACATAGTAGATATTCACATATTTATATTTTTTTGCTTGTAATGCTTGCACTTTTGATTTAATCGAGTTCTAAATTACGGTATTGGAAATTATTTATGGTATTTAGAATCTATATAAGTTGATGCCACTTAAAATAATGTTTTGATGACTGGTGCCCATTGTAGAACAATACTAAAAATTTGCTAAAAAAATCCTCAAAAGTTGTCATCAACATTTGTTTAATGCTAGACATGAAGTGTTTATAAGCTTTTAAAAAAAATTATTATTAATAAGTAAAAATTGTATAACATAACAGATTCTATATATTTTTTTTGGAAAAAACAGGTTCGATAATTTATTTTGCACATTTATTTTGGTTCATATTACCAGTGAT
Proteins encoded in this window:
- the LOC106336647 gene encoding uncharacterized protein LOC106336647, with product MASCDTPDAFAWLQNLPPFSQWKRNSMSMCICSPNSSHPSLNFSITRSSQSPNTFTFSIVASFKIPISLFISKPLRIIGSNQTNLLSENIISTLLMSFVDTVLNYNVKRTTCSIQMQNIGSTSNLKDVFNLAFFTFVFLICIYEAPTSLRTTCLKTVKDQLVTCRSRQGSKLLMVQLGSNLEEQWMRSLNLAITNWIIEIRASQHLKSPSPLFSYAFSTQGLWKVHMYCPVIAMEMESVNSALTDERLFFSLNYHQLEGVIQFNHRIYVREKWFNIAVNIDNVRCDIIRLVNETLLSERGMGLEEKHFPSKISLQLTPTVQSNILMASAEKSSENPLRQFEAEKGIEATIDPPNTFFGLKVSANETKTKSMKPWIFEQWVHGYTAYLTWFLHDFDDGREVSSSKPSKVSMMNPRAWFKNRYTNAFRPFTKQGGVVFAGDSYGQSVLWKVDKRAIGKVMEFEVKGCVCLTYWPNKHHTFYSDTRKLEFKEMLYLNLP